aaaaaagagagaagatgTTATTTGAAACGAAGTCGTTTTACACACTTAGAGCATCCTTTCATTCAACGACGTCGTTTAATGGAATGCCCACATGGCAGATAACGTTTCACATCAGCAACGTCTAGACGACGCTTCTGTGAGGGACGAACGGAGATGCACGTTTTTGAATTTAAAGGATTTAGTTGgtcacttttaaaaattaaggactaaattaaataccgatttaaaatttaagaaccATTTTAgacatttattctatatttattattgggtattattgttatgtttttaaattatttaaaaatatttttatcaataataaaattcGAGTATACTTTTgtcaatatttaaataattcagCAACATTTTTAATAGTTAACCCTTTATTAATCTATCAGtgatattttatcaatttatcaatGATATTTTGTCAGTAATATTTGTCAACTTTATTGTGCCATACAACCGTGTAAATATATGTTCATCGGGCTAATTTTGGGAATTATACCTCCTGCTgctctaatattttaaaaaaatatttgatcataaaatataaaggaaaaatctatgaaaaatacatattacttatattacttatatattttgaaaaatacataatttagaaaattatatGCTTTAACTAAAATACTTATATATTTCTTGATAGTTAAAAATCTATGAATATTTAAGTTTGATTAAAGTTTTATTTGCAATTTTTTTGGTCATTTTAGCAAAAATGAATGGACTTTGATGTAATTTTAACTTTtccttatcttcttcttcttcttcttcttctggtcTTGAATTGTGAGGTAATAGTATAGTGTGGTGAGAACAAAGAAGAGAACCTGTGGCTGAACCATGGCGGTGAGTTTCAACCTTGCAACAGCATTCAAAGGCCTTTCTCTGTCGTCGTCTTCCTCTTCCTATGCTTCTGCTTCGCCGCTTCCCTCCTTTGTATCTCTCCCTCGCACACACATTCAGATTCGGCCTCCTGTCCCTCTCACCATCCAGAACGCCCACAAGAAGGGAGCTGGCAGCACCAAGAACGGCCGTGATTCCCCCGGCCAGCGCCTCGGCGTCAAGATCTACGGTGATCAAGTCGCCAAACCCGGTTCCATCATCGTTCGCCAACGTGGTACCAAGGTACTATTCATTCCAATTTTAATTCtctgttttttttaatatgcacTCTATCTGTTTGTTCTATTGCCTAAGCTCACTGAGGAGTTAATAGTGTTTATTATGTTTCATTTTTTTGCTATGTTTGCTTTCTTCCTTACATAAACATTTGTATTTTATACAGAACCTTTCAAGTTTCAATGGTGTTAAGCAGATGATAAGTGAATAGGTAGTACTATAGCTTGCTTATCACTGCAAAAGCATGCTTCCTTAAACTTCGAAGCttgattatatataaaaatttgaccattaccatgtttttggcatttagaAATTTACAAGTAATATAAAATGTGTAGCATCCCATaactttgaagaagaaaaaaaaaagaccatACAGGGTCACCTAAGTATTGATTTTGTTTTGGACAATACTTTTAGTTTCATGCAGGAAAGAATGTGGGGCTTGGCAAAGACTATACCATCTTTTCCTTGATTGATGGAGTTGTGAAATTTGAGAAATTTGGGCCTGACAGGAAAAAGGTTAACTGAAGCTTTTTACACCTTGATTATGTTACTtagaaaaattagagagagtaCAAATTGAAGcttaattattatgatttcttCTACTTCAGGTGAGTGTTTACCCACGAGAAGTGCAACCTGAGAACCCCAACAGCtatagagcaaggaagagggaGTATTTCAGGATGAGGCGCGAACGCAGAAAGGCTAGAGAAGCAGGAGCAGTACTTCAACCCCAACTGGTGCTAGCTTCTGTTCCTGATGTTGCCATCACTAATCCAGTGTGCTGATACGTGTAAAATTCCTCCTGTATCTTGATTCCTTTATAGCATTGTATAagttttgttttgaattttgaaatagaAAACTAAATATGATTGTGTGTGGTATTCTTGACATTTCCTTTTGTTCAATAATTTTCTGTTTGATGATGAGTTCTCAGTTCTCACACTTCCCCACCTTCACAAGCTAAGCTAGATTGATATACACTGATATCACTGGATCATTCCCCCTTCctgtcttttcatttttttcgcCGGAACTTTGCATCGTGAAaagctatatacatatattatgaaatatatataaacttaTAATGAAATATGCACAAAAGTTAAGCTTATAgaacatttataattttttattattttgcgacacattatttaaaaaattcaagtcACGCATTATTTAGCCAATGAACTTCACATATTGCTAAAAGAATTATAAATACTcatgtattatattattttttatgtttaattctAAATCATTTAAAGAAGTAAGATGTTTAGCAATTTTGAACATGACATGTgccaaaaaaagtaaaaaaaaaaggaagaaaagacaCCCCTTAGGTGGAGTTGTGGACTCTGGACAGATTATATTTTAATGATTTGAGCAAGTTGCAAACGGAAGAAACTAACCTTTTTTCCAATtccaaatttttagaataagttattattttttattataaaataaatttaaatgtttACATTTTAACCtcaaaatatttaaactaaCTCGATACacataaaaattgaattagttCCATAAAATTACCCACagatcatattttttttcattacaaaatacaaatacacgtctctctctttctctctttctcctcATACATATCTAGTAGTTTTTTGATTGAGTAGTTGGCGAAACATTATTATATTGTTTAGAAAAATACATACTGATTTATCATTAAATCAATAAAGACGAAATTAAAGCTGCACCTTTAGCAACCATCTAGAAACATGAGTGGAGAAATATAACAAAACTAAAAGATCAACATATAGGAAGGAAAAATTCTTGGAACCTATACGTAAGACTGTAACAAAATCCTGCATATGACAAAAATTGCTGCGTCAACTGATCCCTTTTCGGCTTTTCGTACGTCTTCAAACGTAGCAGCATTAACTAAACTAATCCCATGAAGAAATTCATGttttaagaatgaaaaatagactAACAATGAATGTGCCTTTATTTGCAGAATTTAATATGCACAcgtatttcttctttttatataatatatataagagaTATTTTTATCTTGTAAAATGAGAAATATACAAAAGAAATGTTCACAAACACACAGATGCAGTGTCTTGCCTGAAGAAAAGTGATTAAAGCAAGGAAACCAAATGATGAGTTCATCAgcaagaaaggaagaagaatatgATGACGACGATGCATGCATGTATGCGTTGTTGTTGTCAACTTTTCAAGTGTTCCCTTTCATATTGAATGCTGCTGTTGAACTCAACCTGTTTGAGATATTGTCTGAGTTAGCCCCCAACGGTGCATACTCATCGGTTTCCGAAATCGCTTCAAAGCTTCCTTCACAGCACCCTCAACTCCACAACAGGCTGGACAGAATGCTTCGTGTGCTTGCCAGTTTCTCACTTCTCAATTCGAGTGCCGTCGTCGTCGACGGCGACAAGGTTGAGAGGCTTTATAGTCTCTCACATGCTGCTAAATATTTTCTCAAAAATCAGAGTCATAATCTAGCTTTTTTCTCAAATCTCAACTGCCACCCAGCTCTAACAAGGGTTTGGTGAGTGAGTAATTTAATTAAGAGAAATGCTAGAGGGCCGTTAGAACTTATTGTTTTTTAAGAGTATGGGATAAAATATGTTGTTGGATTATTAGACTAAAAGAATTAGACTAACGAAATTGAGTTGATAGCTAAGTAATGGCCAGAAGCAATAAATTCTGATGCCCCtattatttctctttaattaattaatctgaTTGAGCTGCACTaatatattattgaattttaattaattagggTAAACATTAAGGATGCAATTGTTGATGGAGGAATAGAGGTTTTCAAGAAGGTTAATGGGATGTCAGTGTGGGAGTACATGGTGAAGGATGCAGAACTGAGTGACACTTTCAACAAAGCAATGGCAGGAATGTCTGCCACACATATGAAGAAATACTTGGAAGCATATGATGGATTTGAAGGAGTGTCAACGCTGGTTGATGTTGGAGGAGGTACTGGACACTGCCTCAAAATGATCCTCTCCAAGTACCCTAATATTAAGGGTATTAACTTTGATTTGCCTCAAGTCATTCAACATGCCCCACCCTATCCAGGTATATTATTCATTAGTATACTCTTCCTTCTTAGCATGGATCTCAATTAAGCACATATAACCTTTCCTTTTATGTCTCAAGGTATTGTGCACGTTGGAGGAAACATGCATGAAACTATTCCAAAGGGGGATGCCATCATGATTAAGGTAGTTTAAATAAAagctttattttaatttgtttgactATATTTCAACTATCATTTTACAATGATTAATGATAAAATTGTGGCAGGCTGTTTGTCATAATTGGTCAGATGAGAAGTGTGTAACAGTGCTGAAAAACTGTTATAAAGCACTTGAAGAGAATGGGAAAGTGATTATCTTTGAGATGATTATGCCTGAAGAACCAGATTCAAGCAATGCCTCTAAGCTTGTCTCTGTTGTTGACAATTCAATGTTGCTTCATGCTGGAGGCAAGGAgagaacagagaaagaatttgggAAGCTATGCAAAGACACTGGATTCACCACTTACCAAGTTGTTTGCCGTACTCTTTCTGTTTTCGGAGTCatagaattttataaataaaatacaaggaTCAAATACATGTTCTATTTCTCATTTAGAACGTGATATATATAGTGTGACTCCTTTTGTTTACTTATAACTTTCTCCTcatctatattttataaataaatatttgttatGTAACATTCCTTTTTGCTTTTGGACCTATTCCAACCCTTACATATGAGAGCATGTGTTAGGCATCACCATTTTAAActtttgatattgttgaaaCAGAAACCTAACCCTGCTGCttttgatattattaattacaTTTCTTCAGGCTATAACAATGTCTCACTCCTTCTATCTGTATAAGAAACCTACACAGATTAAGAACATTGTTTGCTTTATTTTACAGCTATCTACTTTTAATATCAAATTCTGCTCACATCATCACCCCTTTCTATACATATACTATACAAAATAGGATTAAAACAAAATGTAGAGCCCATGGACAAGCTTGGTCCAATAGGCAGGTAAAGTGTCCTGTTTCCAGCTATCATGTTCatacaataatgcaaggaatgATAGGGGGAAAAAGGatttatcataataataaacaaaaaatgaataatGGAAATTAGATTATTGTGCTTATTTTCCTTCCTCTACCAAAACAAGAAGATTATAGTGCCACTTTAAAAGCCTAAAACTTCATCTAATTGGCTTGGCTAAAAAAGATTAGAACAGAACCAATAGGAACATATGTGACATGTAACaatgaatgaaagaaaattTCTCTCTATAATTTATATCTACATTGCATTTGATGAGGCATAGCTCTCCAGTGATAAGGATTAAGCCCCTCACCATAGACTAATAAAAGGCTTTCTAATTTTATACCTGATTGACATAAATCACCACAGGAAAAGGATCATTATCTTACTCTCCTTCTTGGTTGCTTTTGATAGTTGTTAACAGAGAAGAGCTTCTTCAAGACCTTCACAATCACCACCATGCTAGGCCTATTGATATTCTTAGTTGCTGGAACTAGtgcaccattattattattattattggcaaATCTTGATGAAGCTGGAGTAGCACATCTGAATTCATCAACTTCTCTTGAAGAAGATGTAGCAGAAGAACCTGTTGTTGAAGAGCACATCAACTCCTCATTGAAATCCTCCCACAACAAGtccattttctcttcttcctcatcatcatccaacaAAGTTCGTTGTTGAATTCTGGTCTCAACTGATGAGAAGCTCTTCCTCTGAACCTGAGATATCAGTTTTGCTCCAAAGAAATCacaatcttcttctcctttgtttctttGGTATGGATTAGGAGATGCTGCTGGTGATAGATTCCACAAAGGAGGTGAATCAATGGCATGTGCATGAGTATCACTGATTCTAGGGAAACTGAATTCATCTGTATCCATGGCTTGGATAATCAGAACTCTAAaagattgaaaagaaattatgaATGGATTTTGATTAGGTTTGTGAAGGTGGACCTTGAAGTTGTTTAGGGAGGGGTTTTAGACTTTTAGTTCAACTGCTGCAAAAACCAAAGCAAGAATGATATGTGTGCTTTCTCTCTCTATGATCTTGTTTACTAACTATCTCATTACACAagtctttcaagcaagtttatgGCCACTCATAAGTAGGCCAGGGCCATAGATGTCTAAACATAACAAAAGGCAACCACTCATTTCCTTTGCTTAAATTTGTTGAAAACAATAATTGATACACAATATATCTATAAAAGAAAGTGAAGTAAGAATCAATAAAAGATGTATTTTTCCCATATTTATGCAAAAGGGTACCTTAATAACAATGTATGAGAACAATAGTATGGTGTTTAAGATTTATGTACATAAGAATCGTATTCTTTTAAGAGCAGCCAAAGGGGGATTATTATGCTCATTATCGCCGGATTGGTAGGGGAGAAGTCATTCATTAAGGTAGTAATTTTTCCAAATATTGGTGTTGACTATTGGAGCCATGAAAGGGATATTGGTTCAATCTCTATATAGCTTGTCTTAGTATTGGGGCTCCACAATGGACACTTGTCTTAGTTGTCTCTTTATAATTTCGATGGTGATATACAATTATGGACGTTATTATGAAGAGTTTGCAATTTTCTTTtgcattatatttattatttgttaggGACAACAAAAATACAGTTAAATGGTGCACCTCATTTATACTCTTTTATTTGTGTTATTGGAACTTGTTGAGTGCTGAACTGCTGTTAATTAGACTATATAAATTGACATAAATAAACTTAATTTTTCAACCAAAAAACTAATATTGTGCATTATTTACTTGACATCCTCAAGTGGCACTCTTGTGGGTGCCTTAATTAATCCCAccatgtgtttttctctttataacgttttctttttttagagTCTTGATGAATAATATGAATGAAAGAATAAATGTGTAAATTAACTGTTCTTATTTTCATATGACCCTATAAATGTTGATGAGTCAATTTGTTGGTAAATTGCTTCAGGCTTAATTTAGTTCTCCTTGTCATTTTCAAGTACTTAAAgctctattaaaaaaaaaatttgttaaattagaCTCTCGATGTATTATCTTTCTTGATTTACTTTCTATTCTATTATCCACCTTGTTAATATATACTTACAAATAAATTCtctatttcaattcaatttttagttttttactaACAGATATACATATGGAGCTAATTAAACTAGTGATATTTGTTcaagattgataaaaaaaaaattgcaattgCACTTAATAAAATGGGCTGCACCTATTAGAACAATCCTCCTTTAACCTCTCCCCTTTTTTTTCCTCAAAATCTTCAAATAGcttttggaaaaaataaaataaaataaaataaaatttatgagtTAAATACTCTGAAGATCATTATCTTCAGATTATTGGATAGGGCATTCATAGAATATATTTTCTAGTATGGCTTTTTGAAACGAGAAAATGAAATTAGAGAATTGATTGATAATTTGTTTTATACtagaaaatttttattgaatttttttaattaaatataataattgaattgaatattgTATTAACTTATAAAATTCAAAGTAATTAAAACTAAGATTATGAAACTATATATCATAGATCATGATAACTTTTATTTTGTATGCTTTTTCCCTTTTGGATATCTTAAAAgaaatatcaaattaatttatttatcaaaagaCACATGAGAAATTATTTAAATGTCGATCTAATcggaaattattttatatatgtgagTTCAAAATGTAGTAAAGGATGAGAAATATGTTACTAATAATCTAATAAATATTGGTTAAGTTATCAAACATTTaccttcttttcaaattttaattgtgTAGAGTTATTAAATGGGTTAAATACTTTTTTCGTCCCTAAAGTTTGggataaaaatcaaatttatccccaacatttttttattattaaaattattctcaACTTTTACAAAcattttaaaatcatcctccCCTCAATTAACGAATTTTTTCAGACACTTTTACCCTTGAAGTCGTTAACGCTTCGTTTTCATTCCTGCGAAAAGTATTCAGTGTCTCATTTACATTACACAATAGAAAACTGATGTTTCACTTTCAATGATACCCTAAAAGAGGTTCATCGTCACCTGAAGAGTATCGTTACTGCATTTGGACTACGTTAGCAAGAGTGTGGAAGGAGGCCGTTCTGCTGTTGTCATCTCGATTCAGGTATGTATGCACcattggttttggttttgtgGAGCTTGAACATAATAATATTGTAATGGATTCCGTTATTTTTCTAAAACTGCTAGCATTtgatttaaagttttttttgtttcttcgtTTTAGGGGATGTGAAGCTTTAATTTGAGTGTCTACCATGGGGTCAATTTGGATATGATAATGGGATATTGCAGTATATAGGGAGACAAAAGACACTCAAGACATTGAGAGTGATTGTTGGTTTGTATTTGAGGCATATGCAGAGTCAAGACAGTTTGGGTACACAAAGAAGAATATATCAGCTTTGTGATATAAAGATCCAACAACTGAATGGTTAGAGAAAGATCTGAAGTTATTTGCTGCTGATAGAGATGCACTTAAGATGTGTAGAATAGTAGAGTTGAGGAGTCATGTTGAGATGTTTGTGGTGCATGAGGTTGAGGATGCTGACGATTTTCCTGAAGTTGAGTATATTGATGTTGGAGGCAAAATAGAGAAAAATCCTAGGAATTAGTTGGTAGTTTATGAGGGTGAACAAGGTCAACAGGTGAAAAATGATAATATGGAACAAGTTAACGAAGGAGATAACTTGCACCCACATGTGGCTGCCGAAAATGCACGGGATGAATCGAACagtgatgatgatggtgatgatgaggaGTTATTCCGTCTGATCTTGAGGTTGACAGTGCAGATGACGTTCATTTTACAGATAATGAAGAGGAGTATGATGATGAGAGTGGGTTTGAAGAACTGACAAGTGCTAAAGATGGTGATCAGGttgataaagaaaaaggagTTGTGAATGGTGATTTTAGTGATGAAGAAGACTTCAATAGTGATGAAATAGATTTGGATTATGAAGTTGGTGGTGGTTCAGATAAGGAGGATAGATAAGAGGAAGATAACTATGACACAAAGAGGTATCCAATTCATAAGGATGTTAAAGACATGACGAGTTATAAGTGAGAGGTGGAAACTGTATTTACTTCAAGAGAGGAATTTAAAGATATTGTAACAGCATATGCAGTACAAACAAGAAAGGGGATCAGGTATGCCAAGCTTGACTTGGTTAGAGTGAGGGCTGTTTGTCAGTCGGGTTGTCCTTTTTTGGTTATATGCTACAAAAATGATTGAGGAAACAACTTGTCTATGAACCTTAAGCATACTTGTGGTCAGTTACATAGGGTTGTGATAATGCATACTTCGTGGCTGAGTAGAGTTTTTAAGAAGAATGTGGAACATAAATCAAAGGTGAAGATAAAGGAATTGGTGAACAAGACACAAAAGAAGTGAAATATGACTGTGACAACGTTAATGACAGCTAGGTCAAGACAAGCTACATTGGATGAAATACAAGAAACTTATAAGAAGCAGTCTAAGAGGATCGCTAATTACTGCTCAGAGTTGTTACGGGCTAATCTAGGATTAACAGTGAAGCTCAAGGTACAAAGGTCCCCTGATTTTGAGATTGAGGTGCAGCACTTTTCATTGAACAACTTCTGCATATTTCAAAGAATATATGTATGTTTAGATACTTGCAAAAAGTGTTTTTTGCACTATAGGAGATTTATTGGGTTGGATGACTGTTTTCTCAAGATACCACAGGGGCAGTTGTTGACTGGGATAGGTTGGGACCCTAATGATCAAATGCTTCCAATTGCGTATGCCATCGTCGAGTCAGAGACTAAAGACACCTGGAAATGGTTTCTCCAGCTGCTAATTGATGATTTTAGGTCTGAGACAATTGGTAGATCAACCTTCATGTCTGATCAGCAGAAGGTAAACAATTATTGTGTTAACTTCTATTTATTGAATCATTTAACTctgattaataatatttttataacacAACTGTTTACCTCCTTTGTTAGGGTCTAATGCCCGCTTTTGACGAAGTCATCCCAGGTGTAGACTACAGGTTTTGTGTCTGCCATATGTACAACAACTTCAGAAAAATTTTTTCCTAAACTGCACTTGAAGTAATTGATGTGGAGGTGTGCAAAGGCTACACACTGAAAGGAGTGGGAGAGAGAGATGTCAATCATCCAAAAGGTCAATGTGGAGGCTCACAGGCATCTGAATGTTATTCCTTATAGATTTTGGAGCAGGTCCAGGTttaactttcattctaaatacgACACTCTTATAAACAACATGTGTGAAAGCTTTAATGGTGCAATAGTAGAGTCCAAGAAAAAGCCTACTATTACTATGttggaagaaattaggattaatttgATTAGTAGATGGGCTGTTAatagagaaaaaatttaaaagtttaatgGTACAATTTTACCTCGAATTAGGAAGAAGGTAGAGAAGAGGGGCAGGTTAGCTGGTGAGTGGAGGCCTTATTAGTCTGCTTCTCAGACATATGAGGTTGTAAATAGGTTAGACAAATATGCTGATGAGTTGTTTGCTCGTGAGTGTTCTTGTTGGAAGTGGCAGCTCAGTGGCATTCCATGCACACATGCCATCAGCTGCATCAACTTTAAAGGTCTTAATATGGATGCATATGTTGATGACTGCTACAAGAAAGAGGCCTATGTCAGGTGCTATGATTCGGTAATCAACCCTCTAAATGGCTCAGATTCATGGGAGAAGACTGACTTTGATGATGTGATGCTAGCACCCTATCGGAAGCCTAGTCACAGACCAGTGAAAAAGAGGAATAGAGGACCTGATGAAGCTGAGGATAGAAGCCAATCTTACTTGTCTAGGAGGGGGCAGATTCAGAGGTGCTCAAACTGTAGTGAATCAGGCCATAAAAGGGGAGGATGCAAGAAGCCACTTCTCCCTGTAAGTGTATTTACAATATGCATGTTAGGGTTATATTCCAATGGTTGATTAAATGTAATGTTTGCTATATTTCAGGCCCAACCACCTAAGTAACCTACTGTCAAGAAAACCAATGGAGGGAGGAAGAGTTCATCTTCAACACCCACAATCAGGTCTAAGTCATCATTACAGCCTGCTGTCCAATCTGctactagaaagaggaagaggtcCAATCTGCAACAAAAATTATCATCACAACCCCAACCAGCCACCAGTACATCATCCACAACCAGGTCTAAGTCATCCCAACCTAAGTCCAAGCCCACATCACCATCATCTAAGCCTAACACACCAGCAGTAGCTACTCTCCACCGTAAGCCCAAGATAAAGTCCATCAGAAGCTCAACACAATCACCATTAGTGCCTAAGGAGAAGGATGCATCTAGCTCAAGCCAACCAGTCAAGAATGTCTCCATCAATCACAACATTGCACTACATGTGTCTCCAAGAAACTTAAGGTTGATGGCAAAACTTTCTCCAAGAACTTGGGGAAAATTTTTCGTTGATCAAGGTTGTTTTTCGTTCCCAAAATTCACAGCACAGGTCTCTCACCATGCCTACAAAGAAGCTCTATCTTCTGCGCAGACGAACGACTCCGTGACGACCTTGAGCTCTCCAAAGCCATGACTGCACTGCAACCTCTGGAACCCTAACAGACATTCTATTATTTTGGTTGGTGGTGAGATTTTGATTTAATCTCTATCTCTCCAAtcagttataaaaaaataacttatttttttaatctaaaggTATCAACTACCGGTAACAATTTAAAGGGTAAAAGTGTTTGAAAAAATTCATTAATGAAGGGGAGGATGATTTTAAAGTGTTTGTAAATGTtaaagatgattttaataataaaaaaagtcaaagacaaatttaattttcaccccaaaatttataaaactatATATTATAGATGGATcatgataatttttattttatatgctttttccCTCTTGGATATCTTAATAGAAATATCAAATCAATTTATCAAAAGAcacatgaaaaattatttaaatgtgGATCTAATtggaaattattttatatttgtgaatttaaaATGTAGTAAAGGATGAGAAATATATTACTAATCatctaataattattagttaagttaTTGAACAATTaccttcttttcaaattttaattgtgtatagt
The Arachis duranensis cultivar V14167 chromosome 5, aradu.V14167.gnm2.J7QH, whole genome shotgun sequence genome window above contains:
- the LOC107491548 gene encoding 50S ribosomal protein L27, chloroplastic, with the translated sequence MAVSFNLATAFKGLSLSSSSSSYASASPLPSFVSLPRTHIQIRPPVPLTIQNAHKKGAGSTKNGRDSPGQRLGVKIYGDQVAKPGSIIVRQRGTKFHAGKNVGLGKDYTIFSLIDGVVKFEKFGPDRKKVSVYPREVQPENPNSYRARKREYFRMRRERRKAREAGAVLQPQLVLASVPDVAITNPVC
- the LOC107491547 gene encoding isoliquiritigenin 2'-O-methyltransferase-like, yielding MMSSSARKEEEYDDDDACMYALLLSTFQVFPFILNAAVELNLFEILSELAPNGAYSSVSEIASKLPSQHPQLHNRLDRMLRVLASFSLLNSSAVVVDGDKVERLYSLSHAAKYFLKNQSHNLAFFSNLNCHPALTRVWVNIKDAIVDGGIEVFKKVNGMSVWEYMVKDAELSDTFNKAMAGMSATHMKKYLEAYDGFEGVSTLVDVGGGTGHCLKMILSKYPNIKGINFDLPQVIQHAPPYPGIVHVGGNMHETIPKGDAIMIKAVCHNWSDEKCVTVLKNCYKALEENGKVIIFEMIMPEEPDSSNASKLVSVVDNSMLLHAGGKERTEKEFGKLCKDTGFTTYQVVCRTLSVFGVIEFYK
- the LOC107491478 gene encoding uncharacterized protein LOC107491478, with product MDTDEFSFPRISDTHAHAIDSPPLWNLSPAASPNPYQRNKGEEDCDFFGAKLISQVQRKSFSSVETRIQQRTLLDDDEEEEKMDLLWEDFNEELMCSSTTGSSATSSSREVDEFRCATPASSRFANNNNNNGALVPATKNINRPSMVVIVKVLKKLFSVNNYQKQPRRRVR